One Cucurbita pepo subsp. pepo cultivar mu-cu-16 chromosome LG07, ASM280686v2, whole genome shotgun sequence genomic region harbors:
- the LOC111799277 gene encoding 26S proteasome regulatory subunit S10B homolog B isoform X2, which translates to MADGEEAARRHSALNDYRKKLLQHKELDARVRSLRENLRGAKKEFNKTEDDLKSLQSVGQIIGEVLRPLDNERLIVKASSGPRYVVGCRSKVDKEKLTSGTRVVLDMTTLTIMRALPREVDPVVYNMLHEDPGNVSYSAVGGLSDQIRELRESIELPLMNPELFLRVGIKPPKGVLLYGPPGTGKTLLARAIASNIDANFLKVVSSAIIDKYIGESARLIREMFGYARDHQPCIIFMDEIDAIGGRRFSEGTSADREIQRTLMELLNQLDGFDQLGKVKMIMATNRPDVLDPALLRPGRLDRKIEIPLPNEQSRTEILKIHAAGIAKHGEIDYEAVVKLAEGFNGADLRNVCTEAGMSAIRAERDYVIHEDFMKAVRKLNEAKKLESSAHYSADFGKE; encoded by the exons TGAGGGAGAATTTGCGAGGTGCAAAGAAAGAATTTAACAAGACGGAAGATGACTTGAAGTCTCTGCAAAGCGTTGGGCAGATTATTGGAGAAGTTCTCAGGCCACTCGACAATGAACGCT TGATTGTCAAAGCAAGCAGTGGACCAAGATATGTGGTTGGATGCCGTAGTAAGGTggataaggaaaaattgacTTCTGGTACTAGAGTGGTACTTGATATGACAACACTCACCATTATGAGGGCTCTTCCACGAGAA GTAGATCCAGTTGTGTATAATATGCTGCATGAAGATCCGGGTAATGTTAGCTATTCTGCTGTGGGCGGTTTGTCCGATCAGATTAGAGAATTGAGGGAGTCTATTGAGCTACCTCTCATGAATCCTGAGCTTTTCCTTAGGGTTGGCATCAAACCTCCTAAG GGTGTGCTTCTCTATGGTCCTCCTGGTACTGGCAAGACATTGTTGGCCAGAGCAATTGCGAGTAACATAGATGCCAACTTCTTAAAG GTTGTATCAAGTGCCATAATTGATAAGTACATTGGAGAAAGCGCAAGGTTAATACGGGAGATGTTTGGATATGCACGTGATCACCAG CCCTGCATAATTTTTATGGATGAGATTGATGCCATTGGTGGGCGGAGATTCAGTGAGGGAACAAGTGCAGATCGTGAAATTCAGCGTACATTGATGGAATTACTTAATCAGCTTGATGGATTTGATCAGCTTGGCAAG GTCAAAATGATAATGGCCACAAACCGGCCAGATGTTCTTGACCCTGCACTTCTTCGACCGGGGCGATTGGACCGCAAAATAGAGATTCCTCTGCCAAATGAGCAGTCCAGAACGGAGATTCTTAAGATTCATGCAGCTGGAATTGCCAAGCATGGCGAGATTGATTATGAAGCTGTTGTGAAGCTAGCAGAG GGCTTTAACGGAGCCGATTTGCGAAATGTGTGCACTGAAGCTGGAATGTCAGCTATCCGTGCCGAACGTGACTATGTCATCCACGAAGATTTCATGAAG GCAGTACGAAAATTAAACGAAGCGAAGAAACTCGAGTCCAGTGCGCACTACAGCGCTGATTTTGGAAAGGAGTGA
- the LOC111799277 gene encoding 26S proteasome regulatory subunit S10B homolog B isoform X1, which translates to MADGEEAARRHSALNDYRKKLLQHKELDARVRSLRENLRGAKKEFNKTEDDLKSLQSVGQIIGEVLRPLDNERLIVKASSGPRYVVGCRSKVDKEKLTSGTRVVLDMTTLTIMRALPREVDPVVYNMLHEDPGNVSYSAVGGLSDQIRELRESIELPLMNPELFLRVGIKPPKGVLLYGPPGTGKTLLARAIASNIDANFLKVVSSAIIDKYIGESARLIREMFGYARDHQPCIIFMDEIDAIGGRRFSEGTSADREIQRTLMELLNQLDGFDQLGKVKMIMATNRPDVLDPALLRPGRLDRKIEIPLPNEQSRTEILKIHAAGIAKHGEIDYEAVVKLAEGFNGADLRNVCTEAGMSAIRAERDYVIHEDFMKVILFCFLQHCIAYSSSVEMRLNGILQRECSFFPYSLLSSFDVQAVRKLNEAKKLESSAHYSADFGKE; encoded by the exons TGAGGGAGAATTTGCGAGGTGCAAAGAAAGAATTTAACAAGACGGAAGATGACTTGAAGTCTCTGCAAAGCGTTGGGCAGATTATTGGAGAAGTTCTCAGGCCACTCGACAATGAACGCT TGATTGTCAAAGCAAGCAGTGGACCAAGATATGTGGTTGGATGCCGTAGTAAGGTggataaggaaaaattgacTTCTGGTACTAGAGTGGTACTTGATATGACAACACTCACCATTATGAGGGCTCTTCCACGAGAA GTAGATCCAGTTGTGTATAATATGCTGCATGAAGATCCGGGTAATGTTAGCTATTCTGCTGTGGGCGGTTTGTCCGATCAGATTAGAGAATTGAGGGAGTCTATTGAGCTACCTCTCATGAATCCTGAGCTTTTCCTTAGGGTTGGCATCAAACCTCCTAAG GGTGTGCTTCTCTATGGTCCTCCTGGTACTGGCAAGACATTGTTGGCCAGAGCAATTGCGAGTAACATAGATGCCAACTTCTTAAAG GTTGTATCAAGTGCCATAATTGATAAGTACATTGGAGAAAGCGCAAGGTTAATACGGGAGATGTTTGGATATGCACGTGATCACCAG CCCTGCATAATTTTTATGGATGAGATTGATGCCATTGGTGGGCGGAGATTCAGTGAGGGAACAAGTGCAGATCGTGAAATTCAGCGTACATTGATGGAATTACTTAATCAGCTTGATGGATTTGATCAGCTTGGCAAG GTCAAAATGATAATGGCCACAAACCGGCCAGATGTTCTTGACCCTGCACTTCTTCGACCGGGGCGATTGGACCGCAAAATAGAGATTCCTCTGCCAAATGAGCAGTCCAGAACGGAGATTCTTAAGATTCATGCAGCTGGAATTGCCAAGCATGGCGAGATTGATTATGAAGCTGTTGTGAAGCTAGCAGAG GGCTTTAACGGAGCCGATTTGCGAAATGTGTGCACTGAAGCTGGAATGTCAGCTATCCGTGCCGAACGTGACTATGTCATCCACGAAGATTTCATGAAGGtaatcttattttgttttctccaGCACTGTATAGCATACTCTTCCTCTGTTGAAATGAGATTAAATGGAATCCTACAGAGAGAATGCTCTTTCTTCCCGTATTCACTTTTATCATCTTTTGATGTTCAGGCAGTACGAAAATTAAACGAAGCGAAGAAACTCGAGTCCAGTGCGCACTACAGCGCTGATTTTGGAAAGGAGTGA